In Janthinobacterium sp. 67, a genomic segment contains:
- a CDS encoding TetR/AcrR family transcriptional regulator: protein MMTIMQNLSKKASAQSRKEATHERIVEVATRAIRRSGYAGTGVADIMKEAGLTHGGFYAHFASRDALLAEAGDRAGAEAVALAARVAAAAPPGQALQAMLAAYLSPEHVAAIEVGCPVSALGSEMPRQAPEVRRAATIHIKEMIDLFARQLPNWGQPEAHAQAMATVCAMIGTTILARAVDEPALSEALCAATLAQFQASS, encoded by the coding sequence ATGATGACCATCATGCAGAACTTATCCAAAAAAGCGTCGGCGCAAAGCCGCAAGGAAGCCACCCACGAACGCATCGTCGAAGTGGCCACGCGCGCCATCCGCCGCAGCGGCTATGCGGGCACGGGCGTGGCCGACATCATGAAGGAAGCGGGCCTGACGCACGGCGGCTTTTATGCGCACTTCGCCTCGCGCGATGCGCTGCTGGCCGAAGCGGGCGACCGCGCGGGCGCCGAAGCGGTGGCGCTGGCGGCCAGGGTGGCCGCCGCCGCCCCGCCCGGCCAGGCGCTGCAGGCCATGCTGGCCGCGTATTTGTCGCCCGAACACGTCGCCGCCATCGAGGTGGGCTGCCCCGTCTCGGCGCTGGGTTCGGAAATGCCGCGCCAGGCACCCGAGGTGCGACGCGCCGCCACCATCCATATCAAGGAAATGATCGACCTGTTCGCGCGCCAGTTACCGAACTGGGGCCAGCCCGAAGCGCATGCGCAGGCCATGGCGACGGTGTGCGCCATGATCGGCACGACCATCCTCGCGCGCGCCGTGGACGAACCGGCCCTGTCGGAGGCGCTGTGCGCGGCCACCCTGGCGCAGTTTCAGGCAAGCAGCTAA
- a CDS encoding cytochrome c/FTR1 family iron permease, which produces MFSSIKKWLVCYPLVAASLLLAGGAHAQATDQGAGAKQLWQLIDYVAVDYSGAVEHGKVVSEAEYAEMLDFTDNATTQIAALPAHASQAAIAAAIADLRKAVVAKADGVEVKRLAHHANGLLIAAYPIPVAPKVLPNLARGAALYAAQCASCHGVAGGGDGPLAASLEPKPIAFTDGERAQSRSLMALYQVISQGVAGTSMASFGQLSDNERWDLAFYIGGMSHDAAASARGEKLWQDDPRAKKLYADLAAVTTLTQEAVAAKLGAGEAQALTAYLRSHADKAEAHKPAGLALSRLRLAESLAAMHAGDRTNATRLGLSAYLDGFEPIEPMVGARNKSLLLAVENAMLAYRSAVAKGTVADAEAAGEKLQQLFTHVEAELGDAKADPMTTFVGALTILLREGVEALLIVIGIIAFLRKAKRKDVLPYVHAGWASALVAGGLTWVAATYLVTISGASREVSEGLGSVFAALVLLSVGLWMHQKSSAGRWQEYLHEKLTAAMSRRSAWGLFALAFIAVYREVFETVLFYSALAADGNGGALLGGFLVAIVLLVVIAWALLRTSARMPIGKFFSWTSAFVAVLAVILMGKGVAALQEAGWIGVTPVDFMRIDLLGILPTLETLLAQAAILAIIVAGYGWNRVSAGKRKLA; this is translated from the coding sequence ATGTTCAGTTCTATCAAAAAATGGCTCGTGTGCTATCCGCTCGTGGCCGCCAGCCTGTTGCTGGCCGGTGGCGCGCACGCGCAAGCGACCGACCAGGGCGCCGGCGCCAAGCAGTTGTGGCAATTGATCGACTACGTTGCCGTCGATTACAGCGGCGCCGTCGAGCACGGCAAGGTGGTCAGCGAGGCCGAATACGCGGAAATGCTCGATTTCACGGACAACGCGACGACGCAGATCGCCGCCCTGCCCGCCCACGCCTCGCAGGCGGCCATTGCCGCCGCCATCGCCGACCTGCGCAAAGCCGTCGTCGCCAAAGCCGATGGTGTGGAAGTCAAGCGCCTGGCGCACCACGCAAACGGCTTGCTGATTGCCGCCTACCCGATACCCGTGGCGCCGAAAGTGCTGCCCAACCTGGCGCGCGGCGCGGCCCTGTATGCGGCCCAGTGCGCGTCGTGCCACGGCGTGGCTGGTGGCGGCGACGGCCCGCTGGCGGCCAGCCTGGAACCGAAACCGATCGCCTTCACGGATGGCGAACGGGCGCAGTCGCGCAGCCTGATGGCGCTGTACCAGGTCATCTCGCAAGGCGTGGCCGGCACCTCGATGGCCAGTTTTGGCCAATTGTCCGACAACGAGCGCTGGGACCTGGCGTTCTACATCGGCGGCATGTCGCACGATGCGGCGGCCAGCGCGCGCGGCGAAAAACTGTGGCAGGATGATCCACGGGCCAAGAAGCTGTACGCGGACCTGGCCGCCGTGACGACCCTGACGCAGGAGGCCGTTGCCGCCAAGCTGGGCGCGGGAGAGGCGCAAGCCTTGACGGCGTATTTGCGCAGCCATGCCGACAAGGCCGAAGCGCACAAGCCGGCCGGTCTGGCGCTGTCGCGTCTGCGCCTGGCCGAAAGCCTCGCCGCCATGCACGCGGGCGACCGCACGAACGCCACGCGCCTGGGCCTGTCCGCCTACCTCGATGGCTTCGAGCCGATCGAACCGATGGTGGGCGCGCGCAACAAATCCCTGCTGCTGGCCGTGGAAAACGCCATGCTGGCCTATCGTTCCGCCGTGGCCAAGGGCACGGTGGCCGACGCCGAAGCGGCCGGTGAAAAACTGCAGCAACTGTTTACCCACGTGGAAGCGGAACTGGGCGACGCCAAGGCCGACCCGATGACGACCTTCGTCGGCGCCCTGACGATCTTGCTGCGCGAAGGCGTGGAAGCGCTGCTGATCGTGATCGGCATCATCGCCTTCCTGCGCAAGGCCAAGCGCAAGGACGTGCTGCCCTACGTGCATGCGGGCTGGGCCAGCGCGCTGGTGGCGGGCGGCCTGACGTGGGTGGCGGCGACGTATCTGGTGACCATCAGCGGCGCCAGCCGTGAAGTGAGCGAAGGACTCGGTTCCGTATTCGCGGCCCTGGTCCTGCTCAGCGTGGGCTTGTGGATGCACCAGAAGAGCAGCGCCGGGCGCTGGCAGGAATACCTGCACGAGAAACTCACGGCCGCGATGAGCCGGCGCTCGGCCTGGGGCCTGTTCGCCCTGGCCTTCATCGCCGTCTACCGCGAAGTGTTTGAAACCGTGCTGTTCTATTCCGCCCTGGCGGCCGACGGCAATGGCGGCGCCCTGCTGGGCGGCTTCCTGGTGGCCATCGTGCTGCTGGTCGTGATCGCCTGGGCCTTGCTGCGCACGAGCGCTCGCATGCCGATTGGCAAGTTCTTCTCGTGGACGTCCGCCTTCGTGGCCGTGCTGGCCGTGATCTTGATGGGCAAAGGCGTGGCCGCGCTGCAGGAAGCGGGCTGGATCGGCGTCACCCCCGTCGACTTCATGCGCATCGACCTGCTGGGCATCCTGCCGACCCTGGAAACCCTGCTGGCGCAGGCGGCCATCCTGGCCATCATCGTCGCCGGCTATGGCTGGAACCGCGTTTCCGCAGGCAAGCGCAAGCTGGCCTGA
- a CDS encoding ABC transporter substrate-binding protein: MRFFPECCWLTIILAAGVVHAVEPGVTDTHIRLGMVNAQTGAASGLGKAMLDGATAVFQEANLRGGIHGRSIELVVADDGYDPDRAISETLRLVEEKQVFALFGNVGTPTTNAVIPIVQEMKVPLVGAFTGAMTLRRPVVHEIINFRASYDDESDALVQYFASRGVKRFGVLYQDDGFGNAVLDGTVQALQRRGMELVAKGSFQRGTTAVKAGLAALIGHDLQAVIMAGPYTPVAAFVREAGQAGLKAALSTVSFVGTDSLLQLLGTEGNNIVISQVVPLPEDRALPIAADCAALLAKHVPAARLSFVSFEGCISATLMVAALRQTGTDLTRERLIRSFETFDRRDLGGMHVTLRPDNHQASTAVFLTRIADGKIVPADPGPGAK; this comes from the coding sequence ATGCGCTTTTTCCCGGAATGCTGCTGGCTGACTATCATCCTCGCGGCCGGCGTGGTTCATGCCGTCGAACCGGGCGTCACCGATACGCACATCCGTCTGGGCATGGTCAATGCCCAGACTGGGGCGGCGTCTGGGCTGGGGAAGGCCATGCTCGACGGCGCGACGGCCGTGTTCCAGGAAGCGAACCTGCGCGGCGGCATCCATGGCCGCAGCATCGAACTGGTGGTCGCCGACGACGGCTACGATCCGGACCGGGCCATCAGCGAAACGCTCAGGCTGGTCGAGGAAAAACAGGTGTTCGCCCTGTTCGGCAACGTGGGCACGCCCACCACCAACGCCGTCATACCGATCGTCCAGGAAATGAAGGTGCCGCTGGTGGGCGCGTTTACGGGCGCGATGACCTTGCGCCGTCCCGTGGTGCATGAAATCATCAATTTCCGCGCCAGCTATGACGATGAGTCCGATGCTCTGGTGCAATATTTCGCCAGCCGGGGCGTCAAGCGCTTTGGCGTCCTGTACCAGGACGACGGTTTCGGCAATGCCGTGCTCGACGGCACCGTGCAGGCCCTGCAACGGCGCGGCATGGAACTCGTCGCCAAGGGCTCGTTCCAGCGCGGCACCACGGCCGTCAAGGCGGGACTGGCGGCCCTGATCGGGCACGACCTGCAAGCGGTCATCATGGCCGGTCCCTACACCCCGGTGGCGGCGTTCGTGCGCGAAGCGGGCCAGGCCGGACTGAAGGCGGCCCTGTCCACCGTGTCCTTTGTCGGCACGGACAGCCTGCTGCAACTGCTGGGCACGGAAGGCAACAACATCGTCATTTCGCAGGTGGTGCCCCTGCCGGAAGACCGCGCGCTGCCCATCGCCGCCGACTGCGCCGCGCTGCTGGCCAAACATGTGCCGGCGGCCAGGCTGTCTTTCGTCAGTTTCGAAGGCTGCATCTCGGCCACCCTGATGGTGGCGGCGCTGCGCCAGACAGGCACCGACCTCACGCGCGAGCGGCTGATCCGGAGTTTTGAAACGTTCGACCGGCGCGACCTGGGCGGCATGCACGTGACGCTGCGGCCCGACAACCACCAGGCATCGACGGCCGTTTTCCTGACCCGCATCGCGGACGGCAAGATCGTACCGGCCGACCCGGGGCCAGGCGCGAAATGA
- a CDS encoding NADP-dependent oxidoreductase, producing MQALQLKKYGGLDHAAFVELPRPTPGPGELLVRVHAVSLNPIDNLIPKGDFKPILKTRLPATLGSDLAGVVVAVGGGVTRFRVGDAVYASIFDTPHGSLAEFAIVPEQAAALKPANLDFVQAASIPMVGLTAWQAMHERMQLKPGQKVFIPAGSGGIGTFAIQLAKYLGARVGTTTSTANVELVRGLGADEVIDYKKQPFEDVLRDYDAVLGTVRGDGLEKALRIVKPGSHVVSLIGPPDAAFARARGMNVVLKLVFGLLSRKIIGLAQRRGASYAFHFVRPDGGQLARIAALLEAGTIRPVIDGVFPFAEAKQALDYLAQGRARGKVVVQLPVS from the coding sequence ATGCAAGCTTTGCAACTTAAAAAATACGGCGGCCTCGATCACGCGGCGTTTGTGGAACTGCCCCGCCCCACGCCCGGCCCCGGCGAATTGCTGGTGCGGGTGCACGCCGTGAGCCTGAACCCCATCGACAACCTGATCCCCAAGGGCGACTTCAAGCCGATCTTGAAAACGCGCTTGCCGGCCACCCTGGGCAGCGACCTGGCCGGCGTGGTCGTGGCCGTGGGCGGCGGCGTCACGCGTTTTAGAGTGGGCGACGCCGTGTATGCGAGCATTTTCGATACGCCCCATGGCAGCCTGGCCGAATTTGCCATCGTGCCGGAACAGGCGGCCGCCCTCAAACCGGCCAACCTCGATTTCGTGCAGGCGGCGTCGATCCCCATGGTGGGCCTGACGGCGTGGCAAGCGATGCACGAACGCATGCAGCTGAAGCCGGGCCAGAAAGTGTTCATCCCGGCCGGTTCCGGCGGCATCGGCACGTTTGCCATCCAGCTGGCAAAGTACCTGGGCGCCCGCGTGGGCACGACCACCAGCACGGCGAACGTGGAACTGGTGCGCGGCCTTGGCGCCGACGAGGTCATCGACTACAAGAAACAGCCGTTCGAGGACGTGCTGCGCGATTACGACGCCGTGCTGGGCACGGTGCGCGGCGACGGGCTGGAAAAGGCCCTGCGGATTGTCAAGCCGGGCAGCCACGTCGTCTCGCTGATCGGCCCGCCCGACGCCGCCTTTGCCCGCGCGCGCGGCATGAACGTGGTGCTGAAACTGGTGTTTGGTCTGCTCAGCCGCAAGATCATCGGCCTGGCGCAGCGGCGCGGCGCCAGCTATGCCTTCCACTTCGTGCGCCCCGACGGCGGCCAGCTGGCGCGGATCGCCGCCTTGCTCGAAGCGGGCACCATCCGTCCCGTCATCGACGGGGTGTTTCCCTTTGCTGAGGCGAAACAGGCGCTGGACTACCTGGCGCAGGGCCGCGCGCGGGGCAAGGTTGTGGTGCAACTGCCCGTGTCTTGA
- a CDS encoding amidohydrolase family protein, with the protein MSEQASQLLAPLAPPPHKMLIKGATIISMDGKVGNLSRGDILIAGGIIAAIGQNLQADGAEVIDATQMIAIPGMVDTHRHSWEGQLRRINPNAATLEDYCNATHFSFAKYYRPRDIYVGNLLTALGCIDAGITTVIDNSHNSRTAAHADAAVEALLDAGIRAVHASGAPVSGDWDKAHWPGNLARLQEKYFSDPDSLVTLAMMAQLEPEQWAVARKLGIPIVTEFFGAGMAAELEGLQRQGLLGGDNIFNHCTCLPEAGWRILREAGVRVNVCPRSDAHYGIEDGMNAWQAAHLHGIRPGLSVDNETSYSGDMFMEMRVAFYLQRVMGRRQGHRHAAAPTDAFRLLEAATIDGAAVAGLEQRIGSLRPGKQADLVLIRTGDLNVYPVNNAIGTVVHAAERSNIDTVIIGGRVRKRGGVVLGVDQAQLRAAIDESCGHLFSAAGYEPDPFAQSFAPIHPA; encoded by the coding sequence ATGTCTGAACAAGCCTCTCAACTGCTGGCTCCGCTGGCTCCGCCCCCGCACAAGATGCTGATCAAAGGCGCCACCATCATCAGCATGGATGGCAAGGTCGGCAACTTGTCCAGGGGCGACATCCTGATCGCCGGAGGCATCATCGCCGCCATCGGCCAGAACCTGCAAGCCGACGGTGCGGAAGTGATCGATGCCACGCAGATGATTGCCATTCCGGGCATGGTCGATACCCATCGTCACTCCTGGGAAGGCCAGCTGCGCCGCATCAACCCGAATGCGGCAACGCTCGAGGACTATTGCAACGCCACGCATTTCTCGTTTGCCAAATACTACCGGCCGCGCGACATCTACGTAGGCAACCTGCTCACGGCCCTGGGCTGCATCGATGCCGGCATCACGACCGTGATCGACAATTCCCACAACAGCCGCACGGCGGCGCACGCCGACGCGGCGGTCGAAGCGCTGCTCGATGCGGGCATCCGCGCCGTGCATGCCTCAGGGGCGCCCGTTTCGGGCGACTGGGACAAGGCGCATTGGCCTGGCAACCTGGCGCGCCTGCAGGAAAAATATTTCAGCGATCCCGACAGCCTGGTGACGCTGGCCATGATGGCGCAGCTGGAACCGGAGCAGTGGGCCGTCGCCCGTAAACTGGGCATTCCCATCGTGACCGAGTTTTTTGGCGCTGGCATGGCGGCCGAACTCGAAGGTCTGCAACGGCAGGGGCTGCTCGGCGGCGACAACATCTTCAACCACTGCACCTGTCTGCCGGAAGCGGGCTGGCGCATATTGCGCGAGGCGGGCGTGCGCGTCAACGTATGCCCGCGTTCGGATGCCCACTATGGCATCGAAGATGGCATGAACGCCTGGCAGGCGGCGCACCTGCACGGCATACGTCCCGGCCTCAGTGTCGACAACGAGACTTCGTATAGCGGCGACATGTTCATGGAAATGCGCGTGGCGTTCTACCTGCAACGGGTAATGGGGCGACGCCAGGGACATCGCCATGCGGCCGCGCCCACCGATGCCTTCCGCTTGCTCGAGGCCGCCACGATCGACGGTGCCGCGGTGGCGGGGCTGGAACAGCGTATCGGGAGTCTGAGGCCAGGCAAGCAGGCCGACCTGGTGCTGATACGCACGGGCGACCTCAATGTATATCCTGTCAATAACGCCATCGGTACGGTCGTGCACGCGGCTGAGCGCAGCAATATCGATACCGTCATCATTGGCGGGCGCGTGCGCAAACGCGGCGGCGTCGTGCTGGGCGTCGATCAGGCACAACTGCGCGCCGCCATCGACGAATCCTGTGGCCACCTGTTCAGTGCCGCCGGTTACGAGCCAGATCCGTTTGCCCAGTCGTTCGCGCCGATCCACCCGGCGTAG
- a CDS encoding LysR family transcriptional regulator, which translates to MDRVQAMQVFLRVVESKSFVRAAETLGLPASSVTGIIKRLEKHLQTRLLNRSTRNLSLTPEGERYFQRCREILDLIADTEAGLQGSSERPQGRLRVDMPGGIAHAVILPRLAQFQQRYPDIYLMIGVNDRQVDLIQEGVDCVIRTGSLEDSTLVARRLGELRWITCAAPSYLAEHGVPASLEDLQGHRAVHYFSGTPRRGSELHFIDEGVNVAVPLPGTVAVNETGLYVELGLAGRGLMQLAEILVSGHLQAGELVEVLADRRPAPVPVSLLYPHQRFLSPAMRAFTDWTAGLF; encoded by the coding sequence ATGGACCGCGTACAAGCAATGCAGGTATTCCTCCGCGTGGTCGAGAGCAAGAGTTTCGTGCGCGCGGCGGAGACCCTGGGCCTGCCCGCGTCATCGGTCACGGGCATCATCAAGCGGCTGGAAAAGCATTTGCAGACGCGCCTGCTGAACCGCTCCACCAGAAACCTCAGCCTGACACCGGAAGGCGAGCGCTACTTTCAACGTTGCCGCGAGATCCTCGACCTGATCGCCGACACCGAAGCGGGCCTGCAAGGCTCCAGCGAGCGCCCGCAGGGACGCTTGCGCGTCGATATGCCTGGCGGCATCGCCCATGCCGTGATCCTGCCCCGGCTGGCGCAATTCCAGCAGCGCTATCCGGACATCTACCTGATGATCGGCGTCAATGACCGCCAGGTGGACTTGATACAGGAAGGCGTCGATTGCGTCATCCGCACCGGCAGCCTGGAAGACTCGACGCTGGTCGCGCGCCGCCTGGGCGAGCTGCGCTGGATCACCTGCGCGGCGCCGTCCTACCTGGCCGAACACGGCGTTCCCGCAAGCCTCGAGGATTTGCAGGGACACCGGGCCGTCCACTACTTTTCCGGTACGCCGCGACGGGGCAGCGAGTTGCATTTCATCGACGAGGGCGTCAACGTCGCCGTGCCCCTTCCCGGCACGGTCGCCGTCAACGAGACGGGGCTGTACGTCGAGCTGGGCCTGGCCGGCCGCGGCTTGATGCAGCTGGCCGAGATCCTCGTAAGCGGCCATTTGCAGGCCGGGGAACTGGTCGAGGTGCTGGCCGACAGGCGGCCGGCGCCCGTGCCCGTATCGCTGCTCTACCCGCATCAGCGCTTTCTCTCGCCGGCGATGCGGGCGTTCACCGACTGGACGGCCGGACTGTTCTGA
- a CDS encoding oxidoreductase: MKNKKIALVTGTSSGIGAATARRLAQAGYTVYGTSRRGAQASGSGHAMLALDVTSDASVAAAVAEVIQREGRIDLLVNNAGFGVAPGGAEESSVAQAQAIFDTNFYGVLRMTLAVLPHMRAQGGGRILNIGSVLGFLPMPYGALYSATKHAIEGYTESLDHEVRGWGIRASVIEPAYTKTTFEANLLAPDTPLSAYRQVSAAVTSRLQTLMAGADEPAIVADTILAAAQASQPKLRYTAGPLAARLRLMRRFMPAALMDAGLRKDLRLA; encoded by the coding sequence ATGAAAAACAAGAAGATTGCCCTCGTCACCGGCACCTCGTCCGGCATCGGCGCGGCCACGGCCCGGCGCCTGGCGCAGGCCGGCTACACGGTGTACGGCACCAGCCGCCGCGGCGCACAAGCATCCGGCTCCGGCCATGCGATGCTGGCGCTCGACGTCACCAGCGATGCGTCCGTCGCTGCCGCCGTGGCGGAGGTAATACAGCGCGAAGGCCGCATCGACCTGCTGGTAAATAACGCCGGTTTCGGCGTGGCGCCGGGTGGCGCCGAGGAAAGCAGCGTGGCGCAGGCGCAAGCCATCTTCGACACGAATTTCTACGGCGTGCTGCGCATGACCCTGGCCGTGCTGCCGCACATGCGGGCGCAGGGAGGCGGGCGCATCCTCAATATCGGTTCCGTCCTGGGCTTTTTGCCCATGCCTTACGGCGCGCTGTATTCCGCCACCAAGCACGCGATCGAGGGTTACACTGAATCGCTCGACCATGAAGTGCGTGGCTGGGGCATCCGCGCCAGCGTCATCGAACCGGCCTACACGAAGACCACGTTCGAAGCCAATTTGCTGGCGCCCGATACCCCGCTGTCCGCCTACCGGCAAGTGAGCGCGGCCGTCACCAGCCGCCTGCAAACGCTGATGGCCGGCGCCGATGAGCCGGCCATCGTGGCCGACACCATATTGGCGGCGGCGCAGGCAAGCCAGCCGAAATTGCGCTACACGGCCGGGCCGCTGGCGGCGCGCTTGCGCCTGATGCGCCGTTTCATGCCCGCCGCGCTGATGGACGCCGGCTTGCGCAAGGACCTGCGCCTGGCTTGA